A region of Gracilinanus agilis isolate LMUSP501 chromosome 3, AgileGrace, whole genome shotgun sequence DNA encodes the following proteins:
- the LOC123240827 gene encoding platelet glycoprotein VI-like, protein MFRLERLGTSDDYRDQPGLPGPRSQARFSLGSASATVSGKYRCSYRNGSYWSKPSNQLELVVTGLYDKPSFSVQPGPAVLFGKSATFSCESQFGFNMFAIAKEGRAGIWKTQEGKSPVRFPILSATADHAGTYRCYAFDSHFPYLWTAPSEPLELTVTVQIRSESRSPLSHLPFLSGKLHFLIHKHEGAGPRNLSESFPTALGEEPRLGTLPLSLPFLSSPFPGAPSSPHISPEKVDISMGLTSQDYTVPNLVRLVLAGLVVAALGGLLAEAWQAWREEFQPLSGALIQGGSPVSPQTAKGSPP, encoded by the exons ATGTTCCGCCTGGAGCGACTGGGCACCTCCGATGACTACAGGGACCAGCCTGGTCTTCCAGGGCCCAGGTCCCAGGCCCGATTTTCTCTGGGCAGTGCATCAGCCACGGTGTCGGGAAAGTACCGATGCTCCTACAGAAATGGGAGCTACTGGTCAAAGCCCAGCAACCAGCTGGAGCTCGTGGTGACAG GCTTGTATGACAAACCCTCCTTCTCTGTCCAGCCGGGCCCTGCTGTGCTTTTCGGGAAGAGCGCCACCTTCTCCTGTGAGTCCCAGTTCGGCTTTAATATGTTCGCCATAGCGAAGGAGGGGAGAGCTGGCATCTGGAAAACCCAGGAAGGGAAGTCTCCCGTCCGCTTCCCCATCCTCTCGGCGACGGCAGACCACGCGGGCACCTACAGATGCTACGCCTTCGACAGTCACTTTCCCTACCTGTGGACAGCTCCCAGCGAGCCCCTGGAGCTCACCGTGACAG TTCAAATCCGGTCTGAGTCACGTTCACCGCTTTCacaccttcctttcctttccgggaaacttcatttcctcattcataaacATGAGGGCGCTGGACCCAGAAACCTATCCGAATCCTTCCCGACTGCTCTTGGGGAAGAGCCCAGGCTCGGAACGCTGCCCCTGagccttccctttctctcttctccatttccaGGAGCTCCTTCATCCCCCCATATCTCCCCAGAGAAGGTGGACATCTCAATGG GTCTCACCTCCCAGGATTACACTGTACCCAATCTGGTTCGACTGGTCCTGGCTGGCTTGGTGGTGGCTGCCCTGGGGGGACTCTTGGCCGAAGCGTGGCAAGCCTGGAGGGAGGAATTCCAGCCACTTTCAGGGGCTCTCATCCAGGGGGGGTCCCCAGTGAGCCCACAGACAGCCAAGGGATCACCTCCCTAA